The genomic segment GATTTTATAGATATACCAAGTTATGACCACAAGGGGGATCCGAAAGAAAAAACGAGAATTTTTCAGATGATACAAAATGTTGATGCTTTGCTTTTGGTCATAAGATCTTTTAAAAATCCCTCTGTTCCTTGGCCAGAAAATGCTGATAATCCAATAAAACAATTAGAAATATTGAAAACGGAACTAATTTTTAGAGATTTAGAAATTGTAGAAAATCGATTAGAAAGGCTTGAAACCCAAAAGAAAAAGACAAAATTCTCAGTGACGGAAGAAAATGAAGAAAAAATTTTGTTGAAAATAAAAGAAGTTTTAGAGGATGAGGTTTTCGTTTCCAAAATGGACTTGAGCGAGGAAGATAAAAAATTAGTTGGTTCTTTAGCTTTATTCACTTTAAAACCCATTATCGTATGTGTCAACGTCGACGATGACCAATTTTCAAAAAATAGCTATGAATATAAGGAACCGGTAGTCGAAGAATGTAAAAAGCAAAATTTTGCGTATATTGAAATAGACGGAAAAATAGAAGTAGAAATAAACGAGCTTGAGAATGAAGAAGAAAAAAGACTATTCTTAGAAGATTTATCAATTAAAGAACCTGGTGTTGAAAGATTAGCAAAAATTGTGTATAATCATGTTGGATTGATTTCTTTTTTCACTGTCGGGAAAGACGAGGTAAGAGCTTGGACGGTAAAAAAAGGCAGTACAATGAAGGAAGCCGCTGGAAAAATACATTCTGATTTCGAAAAGAATTTCATTCGTGCAGAGGTTATGAAATATGAGGACTTAATTAAATACGGAAGCGAAGAAAAAGTGAAAGAACAGGGACTTTGGAGATTAGCTGGAAAAGATGAAATATTGGAAGATGGAGAAATATTAAACATTAGAGCTAACGCTTGATTTGAGGGGTGACCTAATGATACTTGTCACAGGAGGAGCTGGGTACATAGGTTCTCATTTGGTGAAAAGGCTGCAAGATCAAAATAAAGAAGTAGTAGTTTTTGATAACTTTGAAAAAGGCCATAGGTGGGCTGTTAAAGACGTACAAGTCGTTGAAGGAGATCTTAGAAACGAAAAAGACATTGATTACGTATTTGAAAATTACAAAATAGATGAGGTATATCATTTTGCAGCTTTTTCACTGGTTGGTGAATCTATGACAGAACCTAATAAATATTTTAAAAACAATATATGTGGAACATTGAACCTTTTAAAAAGCATGCAAAAACATAAATGTAGGTACATAGTTTTTTCTTCTACCGCAGCTGTTTATGGAGAACCAGAAAAAGTCCCCATCACTGAAGATCAACCTAAGAACCCTACGAACATCTATGGTCAATCAAAATTAATGGTTGAAGAGATTCTCAATTGGTATTCCAAACTTGATATTATAAGATATGTAGCTTTAAGATATTTCAATGCCGCTGGGGCGTATTATGATGGCAGTATAGGCGAAGCTCACGAGCCAGAAACTCACTTGATCCCATTAGTCCTGGAAACAGCTTTAGGAAAAAGAGACAAGTTGTACGTTTATGGAGATGATTATCCAACCAAGGACGGCACACCCGTTAGAGACTATATTCACGTGATGGATTTGATAGAAGCCCATATTTTAGCTATGAAATGGATGAAGGAAAATGAAAAATCTGACGTTTTTAATTTAGGTAACGGTCAAGGATTTACCGTTTTAGAGGTTATTAAAACAGCTGAAAAAGTAACTTCAAAAAAGATAAATTACGAAGTAGTAGAAAGAAGGTCTGGTGATCCTGCTGTTTTAATAGCTTCCTCAAAGAAAGCCGAACAAGTTTTAAACTGGCACCCTCAACATAAGGAATTAGAAAAGATAATATCTGACGCATGGAATTGGCACAAAAATAAGAATAGAAAGGTATTAGGAGGATAACTCATGGAGATAGTAGACCTAAAAAAATGGATAAGAGATATACCAGATTTTCCGGAAAAAGGCGTTATATTCAGAGATATCACCCCACTTTTGAAAAATCCAGAAGTTT from the Petrotoga miotherma DSM 10691 genome contains:
- a CDS encoding DUF933 domain-containing protein codes for the protein MEIGIFGLPLTGKTTIFSLLTDYKIEDSYKREAIKRTAIIKDERVNSLARLYNPKKVIFASLDFIDIPSYDHKGDPKEKTRIFQMIQNVDALLLVIRSFKNPSVPWPENADNPIKQLEILKTELIFRDLEIVENRLERLETQKKKTKFSVTEENEEKILLKIKEVLEDEVFVSKMDLSEEDKKLVGSLALFTLKPIIVCVNVDDDQFSKNSYEYKEPVVEECKKQNFAYIEIDGKIEVEINELENEEEKRLFLEDLSIKEPGVERLAKIVYNHVGLISFFTVGKDEVRAWTVKKGSTMKEAAGKIHSDFEKNFIRAEVMKYEDLIKYGSEEKVKEQGLWRLAGKDEILEDGEILNIRANA
- the galE gene encoding UDP-glucose 4-epimerase GalE; this translates as MILVTGGAGYIGSHLVKRLQDQNKEVVVFDNFEKGHRWAVKDVQVVEGDLRNEKDIDYVFENYKIDEVYHFAAFSLVGESMTEPNKYFKNNICGTLNLLKSMQKHKCRYIVFSSTAAVYGEPEKVPITEDQPKNPTNIYGQSKLMVEEILNWYSKLDIIRYVALRYFNAAGAYYDGSIGEAHEPETHLIPLVLETALGKRDKLYVYGDDYPTKDGTPVRDYIHVMDLIEAHILAMKWMKENEKSDVFNLGNGQGFTVLEVIKTAEKVTSKKINYEVVERRSGDPAVLIASSKKAEQVLNWHPQHKELEKIISDAWNWHKNKNRKVLGG